A genomic segment from Aegilops tauschii subsp. strangulata cultivar AL8/78 chromosome 1, Aet v6.0, whole genome shotgun sequence encodes:
- the LOC109771786 gene encoding uncharacterized protein, which translates to MPPVLESDMHSREYLAEQKRKGEAYLKERDARIAERKAAERQSLKDIQSLARSLVYPSASNAQPTQNTRGADDRSDSEYEPDAEEEAHAEEEDLRDEEEVAVAKSKAMAPEGSTMPKTKKRVRSKNSAAATSRITRSRATATTQSIQATNHQEQSAPNPTNTSPHLTSKDSNSLDADSGVQGSQDMIGTSGQSDNMITLQGQDALACSTGPTDPRPSRRGRGLRPTMGHGHQEYASRNGGRKMRIDFTAGKVRPTDPVQAAKLSSECGIHIRSRMHVARHWNDYAKSPLKHVIPHAIKDIALNFEMEKDDKVGNDVCTKVIQKGVRQQRYRLKKKYFNGYTAQEALSNKPANITHENWTSLVNKSDERNKKICQMNKENREAVKHHQKTGSMSYVAYFSKLKKDKYNNQDPSPIEFFKDTHTNSKTGSMSEPALLAHNAMEKKEKHNQKVSSQYSIQRLWLKF; encoded by the exons ATGCCACCAGTTCTGGAGAGTGATATGCATAGCAGGGAATATCTTGCGGAACAGAAACGCAAGGGTGAGGCGTATTTGAAGGAAAGAGATGCAAGGATTGCGGAACGCAAGGCTGCGGAGCGGCAGTCTCTTAAAGACATACAAAGCTTAGCTCGTAGCCTTGTATACCCTAGTGCCTCTAATGCGCAACCGACACAAAATACACGAGGTGCTGATGATCGCAGTGACTCCGAGTATGAACCAGATGCTGAAGAGGAGGCTCATGCAGAGGAAGAGGATTTGAGAGATGAAGAGGAGGTCGCTGTTGCCAAGTCCAAAGCAATG GCACCTGAAGGTTCTACCATGCCAAAAACGAAAAAGCGTGTCAGATCCAAAAATAGTGCAGCTGCTACCTCAAGAATAACAAGATCTAGAGCTACCGCAACAACTCAGTCAATTCAAGCTACAAACCATCAAGAACAGTCTGCACCAAATCCAACAAACACATCACCTCACCTAACTTCTAAGGATAGCAACTCGCTTGACGCTGATTCAGGGGTACAAGGTTCTCAAGACATGATAGGCACATCTGGACAATCAGATAACATGATTACATTACAAGGCCAAG ATGCATTAGCATGCTCCACTGGTCCAACTGATCCACGACCGTCAAGGAGAGGTCGTGGACTTAGACCAACCATGGGGCATGGGCATCAGGAGTATGCAAGCAGAAATGGAGGGAGGAAAATGCGTATTGATTTTACAGCGGGGAAAGTGAGACCTACAGACCCAGTCCAAGCAGCAAAGCTTTCTTCTGAGTGTGGTATCCACATCAGGAGCAGAATGCATGTTGCTAGGCACTGGAATGACTATGCCAAAAGCCCACTCAAACATGTTATTCCCCATGCTATTAAAGATATCGCG CTTAACTTTGAGATGGAAAAGGATGACAAGGTTGGGAATGATGTATGCACAAAAGTAATCCAGAAGGGTGTTCGACAACAACGCTACAGGCTAAAGAAGAAATACTTCAATGGTTATACTGCTCAGGAAGCATTATCAAATAAGCCAGCGAACATTACTCATGAGAATTGGACCAGCCTTGTCAATAAGTCCGATGAGAGAAACAAG AAAATATGTCAAATGAACAAGGAAAACCGAGAAGCTGTCAAGCATCACCAAAAGACTGGATCTATGTCTTATGTTGCCTATTTCAGCAAACTT AAAAAAGACAAGTACAATAATCAGGACCCAAGTCCTATTGAGTTTTTCAAAGACACCCATACAAACAGCAAGACTGGTAGCATGAGCGAGCCGGCACTTCTAGCTCAT AATGCGAtggaaaaaaaagagaaacacAATCAGAAGGTGAGCAGCCAGTATTCGATACAGCGATTGTGGCTGAAGTTCTAA